A section of the Pochonia chlamydosporia 170 chromosome 2, whole genome shotgun sequence genome encodes:
- a CDS encoding MFS drug transporter (similar to Neosartorya fischeri NRRL 181 XP_001262413.1) — protein MGKESGKAQELAVVNPPANSSSAVSATSDSETDASKAHQFNEQTNYVPKRTIITIFLACASVDLLALIDQTTLATSLYIIGRALGSTDQVSWIASGYFITSTVGQLLYGRLSDIWSRKVVLLSGLAIFFVGSLASSLSQSVLQLTIFRAFTGIGGGGLMTVAQLIVSDVVPLRERGKYQGILGAVVAIANGIGPVIGGALSSKSSESWRWIFRLNLPLTALTTGCVVFFMPLKKVEGDWKLKLKAVDFGGIFLSFAGMTVFILGMTWGGREYAWNSVQVIATMVIGVVVSIGFVIWQWKGPRYPLVPLHIFKSKIVNGACLTMAINGWNFVMQVYYVPSFYQLVYGYSATKSGALLLPITIIQTFSSTLSGLIVHWVGRYRECILFGWVCWAVGLGLMSTLDETTGLGKQIGYSILIGVGVGNTLQPALIATQAGVERRDMAIVTSFRNFVRNLGSTLGLAVSGTVINNILAGAFSSLNLDGKEAKTLLSNPQEYLNEVSPEEAERIRAILLPAYRRGFRIIFIIGASLAAFAFVLAFFLMPQVELSRPDDQKLKEEAQRAYDEKKRKKEAA, from the exons ATGGGCAAAGAGTCGGGCAAGGCTCAGGAGCTCGCCGTCGTAAATCCTCCAGCAAATTCATCCTCCGCCGTCTCTGCAACGTCCGACAGCGAGACAGACGCCAGCAAAGCCCACCAGTTCAATGAGCAGACAAATTACGTCCCCAAGAGGACAATCATTACG ATCTTTCTCGCCTGCGCCAGCGTCGATCTCCTGGCGTTGATTGACCAAACTACCCTCGCGACGAGTTTGTACATTATCGGCAGAGCATTGGGCTCAACAGATCAAGTGTCATGGATTGCCAGCGGCTACTTCAT AACGTCTACGGTGGGACAATTGCTGTACGGTCGACTCTCGGATATTTGGTCCCGCAAAGTTGTTTTGCTTTCAGGGCTTGCGATATTCTTCGTTGGATCTTTGGCATCTTCGCTTTCGCAGTCTGTGCTCCAATTGACCATCTTTCGAGCATTTACCGGCATTGGAGGTGGAGGTTTGATGACTGTGGCACAGCTCATTGTCAGCGATGTTGTGCCTTTGCGAGAAAGAGGAAAGTATCAGGGGATTTTG GGTGCTGTGGTGGCTATCGCAAATGGCATCGGTCCAGTCATTGGCGGTGCTCTCTCCTCCAAGTCATCTGAATCATGGCGATGGATTTTCCGTCTTAATTTGCCGCTGACTGCTTTAACGACTGGCTGTGTCGTCTTTTTCATGCCTTTGAAGAAAGTGGAGGGCGATTGGAAACT GAAACTAAAGGCCGTCGATTTCGGTGGCatctttctttcctttgcTGGTATGACCGTCTTTATTCTGGGTATGACTTGGGGTGGCCGCGAGTACGCGTGGAACTCCGTGCAAGTCATTGCAACCATGGTGATTGGCGTGGTTGTCTCCATTGGTTTCGTTATATGGCAATGGAAGGGACCGCGATATCCCCTTGTGCCTC TCCACATattcaagtccaagattgTTAATGGCGCTTGTCTAACGATGGCCATCAATGGATGGAACTTTGTCATGCAAGTGTATTACGTGCCCTCGTTTTATCAGCTGGTGTATGGGTATTCTGCTACAAAATCCGGAGCTCTGCTGctccccatcaccatcattcAGACATTCAGCAGTACGCTCTCTGGGCTGATTGTTCATTGGGTCGGACGGTATCGAGAGTGCATCTTATTTGGTTGGGTTTGCTGGGctgttggccttggcctcaTGTCGACTTTGGACGAGACTACGGGTTTGGGTAAACAGATTGGCTATTCCATCTTGATTGGTGTTGGTGTGGGAAACACTCTACAGCC GGCATTGATCGCGACGCAAGCTGGCGTTGAGCGGCGCGATATGGCCATCGTGACATCGTTCCGCAA CTTCGTCCGAAATCTCGGATCGACCCTTGGCCTTGCAGTCTCTGGAACTGTAAT TAACAACATTCTCGCTGGTGCATTTTCATCTCTCAACTTGGACGGAAAGGAGGCAAAAACTCTGCTGAGCAATCCCCAAGAATATCTGAATGAAGTATCACCAGAGGAGGCAGAACGAATCAGAGCTATATTATTACCAGCTTATCGACGTGGGTTTCGTATCATTTTCATCATCGGtgcatctttggcggcatttgcatttgttcTGGCATTCTTTCTCATGCCGCAGGTGGAGTTGAGTAGACCGGATGATCAGAAACTAAAGGAGGAGGCGCAAAGAGCTTACGAtgaaaagaagaggaagaaagaGGCAGCTTGA
- a CDS encoding cysteine synthase B (similar to Neosartorya fischeri NRRL 181 XP_001262412.1), which yields MGNDNFLNVYKGPDSVRQYFDPESSPPIPLVEIPDCLNPYRQDGIRIYAKMMSMHPANNVKSMPALNLLQNSVVPEKTKTIVEYSSGSTVLSMSLIARAFYGLPDVRAFLSNKTSLAKIRLMQLFGINITLFGGPSQPEPLDERGGIRAAQRLAQESDSATINPNQYENDNNWKSHVKWTGPQILRQLPEINIICAGMGTSGTMTGLGTYFKEAKPSVFRLGVCTAAGDRVPGPRSYALLAPVEFPWKAAVDHIEEVGSHDSYSISLDLIREGLVCGPSSGFNLKGLFQFIEKRKAEGNLSQLAGSDDEIHCAFLCCDLPYQYVNEYFDKLGESFFPSIKNEELLGVDVYRYDEAWERDAADALSAFFGVSKAVSGDILLSTSTARPKSETAIIDLRQAEDFEEFHVPGSTNIPFVQADQPSPFSDPAVLKALWTRLEETFKVPNQDIQSLIRGKRTLILCYDGDSSRVANSVLRAKGYETDSVRGGFKVLHQMRDETKRSLASATQQKDQLWLRLSTEVEGIKPTQSSQIAVSVQPLGSASG from the exons ATGGGGAATGACAACTTTCTAAACGTATACAAGGGCCCGGACTCGGTTCGACAGTATTTCGACCCAGAGTCATCACCGCCGATACCCCTGGTTGAGATACCAGATTGTCTTAACCCATACCGTCAGGATGGCATCCGCATCTATGCAAAGATGATGTCTATGCATCCTGCAAACAATGTCAAATCCATGCCCG CGTTGAACCTTCTTCAAAATAGTGTCGTGCCAGAAAAGACCAAGACGATTGTTGAGTATAGCTCTGGCTCAACGGTGCTCTCTATGTCTTTGATAGCTCGAGCATTTTACGGTTTGCCAGATGTTCGAGCTTTCCTAAGTAACAAGACTAGTCTTGCCAAGATTCGTCTGATGCAGCTGTTTGGCATTAACAT CACGTTATTTGGCGGTCCCTCACAACCTGAGCCGCTTGATGAGCGTGGTGGCATTCGAGCTGCCCAGAGACTAGCCCAAGAGTCTGACTCGGCGACTATTAACCCTAATCAATATGAGAATGATAAT AATTGGAAGTCCCATGTTAAATGGACCGGGCCTCAAATATTGAGGCAGTTGCCAGAAATTAACATCATATGTGCAGGCATGGGTACCTCAG GTACCATGACGGGTCTGGGCACATACTTTAAAGAAGCAAAACCTAGCGTTTTCAGACTCGG TGTCTGTACCGCCGCTGGCGACCGCGTCCCAGGACCTCGATCATATGCTCTTCTTGCGCCAGTGGAATTCCCCTGGAAAGCAGCTGTTGACCATATCGAAGAGGTCGGATCACACGACTCATATTCTATCTCACTCGACTTAATTAGAGAGGGACTCGTTTGTGGGCCATCATCTGGTTTCAACCTAAAGGGTCTATTCCAATTCATTGAGAAACGAAAGGCAGAAGGGAACCTCTCTCAACTCGCTGGCTCGGATGACGAGATTCACTGCGCCTTTTTGTGCTGCGACCTGCCCTACCAATACGTCAATGAGTACTTTGACAAGCTGGGAGAGTCATTCTTCCCATCCATAAAGAACGAG GAACTCCTCGGTGTGGATGTCTACCGATACGACGAAGCATGGGAACGAGACGCTGCCGATGCGCTCAGTGCCTTCTTTGGTGTCAGCAAAGCCGTGAGCGGTGACATTCTCCTGTCAACCAGCACCGCTCGGCCCAAGTCCGAAACTGCCATTATCGACCTGCGGCAGGCTGAGGACTTTGAAGAATTCCATGTCCCTGGATCGACCAATATACCGTTTGTACAGGCCGACCAACCGAGTCCTTTCTCTGATCCTGCCGTTCTGAAAGCGCTGTGGACGAGACTTGAAGAGACGTTCAAAGTCCCCAACCAAGATATCCAGTCTCTCATTCGTGGCAAGCGTACATTGATCTTGTGCTATGACGGTGATAGCTCTCGTGTGGCGAACAGCGTTCTTAGAGCAAAGGGTTATGAAACGGATAGTGTCAGGGGAGGATTCAAGGTTCTTCACCAAATGAGGGACGAGACGAAGCGCTCGCTTGCCAGTGCGACTCAACAGAAGGATCAgctgtggttgaggttgagtaCGGAGGTGGAGGGTATTAAGCCAAcacagtcaagtcaaattGCAGTATCTGTTCAGCCGTTGGGATCTGCTTCTGGTTAA
- a CDS encoding GTP binding protein (Bud4) (similar to Neosartorya fischeri NRRL 181 XP_001260355.1) — translation MASEPVHPLRISKNTPTSSPKKMASALPRPLSEISPAEKRRNSPSWHPYSPKKAALPGNDSSPFQSSPLDSSTSPRLFWQNRNSENMLHGGRSGSPSPNRRSSIERLQRASRVKNSNILALEQKQEYDPTRIPHIERPLAKVQGSSIFTSSSSSSGFRSPDSGHQDSDNRSSFSMMSPSKVSPTLPEIPQKSAGTSSKDQASPTKSSLSPTKFNKNTFDPEAGTWSGHSSLSENEFSDGRYLNRHPKSVTFDAAPPQINEYEMATPDLSSVGTNSREGSYDSVEDEDEDLYDPAHIEVDESFDESLEDTDKTPVVGPDDWRGDSPMIHQALGADKFEGSPMPETAPMMANTGRTTPTNKRSDSANSNGDHRPLPPLPGMGHSRSQSSGSNGTSPGLSATAERMLGGSHRSLPVPPPAFASKSDIQNFGSHKMTLEERLKLMMLSDDTDAKSAAEQQRERRLRRGAGRERGGTPHSEADSDGALEALEADDTIGDISGLDFQMPPKISRESIMRRVNGNSATECGSEYRFSSPAVSPQRSPMRQAEASVMDLDPDVPIPSTEDSLVESDYEQEDSVIITRNSEDGEGHVLDYYEEETLAFDEDEEEEVHPPEEVQLQEPRVETEEPETIEPAEVVSVTAEQVSTTQHLQLEPFTGGLGIDGIDDPFISSKDIEEPIKNEPKAQEEIQITEQEVLEPPRRPTTPTRRMSKPEYDGTGWGEPDDEYEDVPDSPGSVIHHPAPEEERVSPPAIPERVATIKAPGAKLKTRLSNTPSDLAAMREARRQVSREVPDVPPIPEKHRNRMSRDLGTEQILEQDDFVARHPSFKNRSLTLDLDMGLSLDQDFERVIEAQKRGYLMRQNTKVITASDKDGDEHWKARSAHSSPTKHSRADSWTVEPWNGETRPRSPRKRATGTNGAVPPLPGQESNATAINHGLEEDVQSEVATIDSGERGRLFVKVMGVKDLDLPLPKTERTWFSLTLDNGVHCVTTAWLELARNAPIGQEFELVVPNDLEFQLTLNVKLDKPAYLNNQATSKPVKSKASTFSRVFASPKKRREMELRQKEEERSKERPRHVSAMVPHPEHEHRCFGRPYMAEIACFNEWATEEESFASSVKSKRGNAAAAVVRRAPYKIGKLELQLLFVPRPKNSTDEDMPKSMNSCVRELKAAEERLSRNWEGHLSQQGGDCPYWRRRYFKLVGTKLTAYHEATRQPRATINLSNAKRLIDDRRSLTEKETTGKGGKRRRSAFAEEEEGYMFVEEGFRIRFNNGEVIDFYADTAEDKDGWMRVLSEILGRDSSMDEPNGVRSRAKWCEIVLKREEQLRRKAEGRRVSSRTKSSRS, via the exons ATGGCCTCCGAGCCG GTGCATCCCCTTCGCATCTCCAAAAACACGCCGACCTCTTcaccaaagaagatggctaGCGCTCTTCCCCGTCCTCTGAGTGAGATCTCTCCCGCAGAGAAGAGACGAAACTCGCCTAGCTGGCATCCTTATTCTCCCAAG AAGGCTGCGCTCCCCGGCAACGATTCTTCGCCATTCCAGTCCTCACCACTCGATTCTTCCACTTCACCAAGGCTCTTCTGGCAAAACCGTAACTCTGAGAATATGCTCCATGGGGGCCGCTCTGGttcgccatcgccaaatcGTCGTTCCTCCATTGAGCGCCTCCAGAGAGCCTCCCGCGTCAAGAACAGCAACATCTTAGCACTGGAGCAGAAGCAAGAATATGACCCAACCCGAATCCCGCATATCGAGAGACCGCTCGCAAAGGTCCAAGGAAGCAGCATCTTTACGTCTTCGTCAAGCTCCAGTGGCTTCCGTTCTCCAGATTCGGGTCACCAAGACTCCGACAACAGATCCAGCTTTTCTATGATGAGCCCATCCAAAGTGTCACCTACGCTGCCGGAGATTCCTCAGAAGTCAGCGGGAACCTCGAGCAAGGACCAAGCATCGCCCACGAAATCTTCTCTTTCACCAACCAAGTTCAACAAGAACACATTTGACCCGGAGGCCGGCACTTGGTCCGGGCACTCCTCTCTGAGCGAGAACGAGTTTTCGGATGGTCGCTATTTGAATCGCCACCCGAAGAGCGTCACTTTTGACGCCGCGCCTCCCCAGATTAACGAGTATGAAATGGCCACACCTGATCTCTCATCAGTCGGAACAAATTCGCGTGAAGGCAGCTACGACTCtgttgaggacgaggacgaggatcTGTACGACCCTGCTCACATCGAGGTGGACGAGAGCTTTGACGAGTCTCTTGAGGATACCGACAAGACGCCTGTTGTTGGCCCCGACGACTGGCGCGGCGACAGTCCCATGATTCACCAGGCACTTGGTGCCGACAAGTTCGAGGGCAGCCCAATGCCGGAAACTGCTCCAATGATGGCTAATACCGGCCGAACAACCCCAACAAACAAACGTTCTGACTCTGCCAACTCTAACGGAGATCACAGGCCATTGCCTCCCCTACCGGGCATGGGTCACTCCAGAAGCCAGTCTTCCGGCTCAAACGGAACATCTCCTGGACTCTCAGCTACAGCAGAGAGGATGCTCGGTGGCTCTCACAGAAGCTTGCCAGTTCCCCCACCAGCGTTCGCGTCCAAGTCTGATATCCAAAATTTTGGTAGCCATAAGATGACTTTGGAAGAACGACTCAAGCTCATGATGCTCTCTGATGATACCGACGCTAAAAGCGCCGCGGAGCAGCAGCGGGAGCGCAGACTCCGTCGTGGAGCCGGCCGCGAGAGAGGCGGCACTCCACACTCTGAAGCCGATTCCGACGGTGCCTTGGAGGCACTGGAGGCAGATGACACAATTGGAGACATCTCTGGGTTAGACTTTCAAATGCCACCCAAAATCTCGAGGGAGTCTATTATGCGCCGGGTGAACGGCAACAGCGCCACCGAGTGTGGTTCAGAATATCGTTTCTCGTCTCCCGCAGTTAGTCCTCAAAGGAGTCCGATGCGACAAGCTGAAGCATCTGTTATGGATCTGGATCCAGATGTCCCTATTCCTTCAACGGAGGATTCCTTGGTGGAGTCGGACTATGAGCAGGAAGATAGTGTCATCATCACACGAAACTCTGAGGACGGAGAGGGTCATGTACTTGACTATTATGAGGAAGAGACTCTGGCAttcgatgaagacgaagaagaagaggtccATCCTCCGGAAGAAGTGCAGCTCCAGGAGCCACGCGTTGAGACGGAAGAACCAGAGACCATTGAGCCGGCTGAGGTTGTTTCAGTTACTGCGGAGCAAGTCTCTACAACTCAACACCTTCAATTAGAGCCTTTCACGGGCGGATTGGGCATTGATGGTATCGACGACCCATTCATTTCGTCCAAGGACATTGAGGAACCTATCAAAAACGAACCCAAGGCCCAGGAAGAAATTCAAATCACTGAGCAAGAGGTTCTTGAGCCTCCCAGGAGACCCACAACCCCTACACGTCGCATGTCAAAGCCGGAATATGATGGTACCGGCTGGGGTGAACCTGATGATGAATACGAAGACGTGCCTGACAGCCCTGGGTCGGTCATTCACCACCCTGctccagaagaagagagggTTTCCCCTCCAGCTATTCCCGAGAGAGTGGCAACCATCAAAGCTCCCGGAGCCAAGCTCAAGACTCGTCTTTCCAATACTCCCTCCGACCTGGCAGCTATGCGAGAAGCTCGAAGACAGGTCAGTCGTGAGGTGCCAGATGTACCACCTATTCCTGAAAAGCACCGAAACCGTATGTCTCGAGATCTTGGCACGGAGCAAATTTTGGAGCAAGATGACTTTGTTGCACGACACCCAAGTTTCAAGAACCGAAGCCTTACTTTGGATCTGGACATGGGCCTCAGCCTTGATCAGGACTTTGAACGAGTCATTGAAGCCCAAAAGCGCGGTTATCTCATGCGACAAAATACCAAGGTCATTACTGCTAGTGACAaagatggtgatgaacaCTGGAAGGCAAGATCTGCTCATAGCTCTCCCACCAAGCACAGCCGCGCGGACTCGTGGACTGTAGAGCCTTGGAATGGGGAGACTCGCCCACGTAGCCCACGCAAGCGGGCTACCGGCACCAACGGTGCTGTTCCGCCCCTGCCTGGACAGGAAAGCAACGCCACTGCTATCAACCATGGGCTGGAGGAAGATGTTCAATCCGAAGTCGCTACTATCGACAGCGGCGAGCGAGGCCGTCTTTTCGTCAAGGTCATGGGAGTCAAGGACCTGGATCTGCCTTTACCAAAGACTGAGCGAACATGGTTCAGTCTCACATTGGACAATGGAGTTCACTGCGTCACCACAGCCTGGCTTGAGCTGGCGAGAAATGCCCCCATCGGACAAGAGTTTGAGTTGGTGGTGCCAAATGACTTGGAATTCCAGCTCACACTCAATGTCAAACTAGACAAGCCTGCTTACCTCAATAatcaagcaacaagcaagccggtcaagtccaaggcatcCACTTTCAGCCGCGTCTTTGCATCTCCAAAGAAGCGCAGAGAGATGGAACTCCGCCAGAAAGAGGAAGAGCGCAGCAAAGAGAGGCCCAGGCACGTCAGCGCAATGGTGCCCCATCCGG AACATGAACACCGATGCTTCGGCCGGCCATACATGGCTGAAATTGCTTGCTTCAATGAGTGGGCCACCGAAGAGGAGAGCTTTGCTTCCAGCGTCAAGAGCAAGCGCGGAaacgctgccgccgccgttgtTCGACGTGCACCGTACAAGATTGGAAAGCTCGAGCTCCAGCTGCTGTTTGTGCCCCGTCCCAAGAATTCCACAGATGAGGACATGCCCAAGAGCATGAACTCGTGCGTTCGAGAGCTCAAAGCTGCTGAGGAGAGGCTTTCTCGTAACTGGGAAGGCCATTTGAGTCAACAAGGAGGCGACTGTCCC TACTGGCGTCGGCGATATTTCAAGCTTGTTGGCACCAAGTTGACTGCGTATCACGAGGCAACAAGGCAACCAAGAGCCACAATCAATTTGTCCAACGCCAAGAGACTAATTGACGACCGAAGGTCATTGACAGAAAAGGAGACGACCGGAAAGGGCGGTAAGCGACGACGATCTGCTTttgctgaagaggaagaagggtACATGTTTGTTGAGGAAGGCTTCCGCATCCGCTTCAACAATGGTGAGGTGATTGACTTTTATGCCGACACCGCCGAGGACAAGGACGGTTGGATGCGAGTCTTGTCCGAAATCCTGGGGCGAGATAGCTCTATGGACGAGCCTAACGGCGTTCGATCACGGGCGAAGTGGTGTGAGATTGTTCTTAAGCGGGAAGAGCAGCTTCGCCGCAAGGCAGAGGGCCGACGTGTAAGCTCACGAACAAAGAGCTCCCGGTCGTAA
- a CDS encoding phosphoribosylformimino-5-aminoimidazole carboxamide ribotide isomerase (similar to Metarhizium acridum CQMa 102 XP_007806941.1) — MTRFRPCIDLHAGQVKQIVGGTLDSTSSALQTNHVSQYPPSYFADLYRDNSLEGAHVIMLGGGNTEAAKQALQSWPGHLQVGGGINDKNAKEWIDAGASKVIITSYLFPEGRFSQSRLDEVLNALGGDKDKLVIDLSCRRRGVDSWFVAMDKWQTITDMEVNQDSIKALEPYCSEFLIHAADNEGLQKGIDGKLVERLAEWCSIPVTYAGGGRNLEDLELVKRLSDGRVDLTIGSALDCFGGNGVKLAECVAWNREQDQGK; from the exons ATGACGCGATTCCGACCATGTATAGACCTGCATGCCGGCCAGGTGAAGCAGATTGTCGGCGGAACTCTTGACAGCACTTCGTCAGCACTGCAAACAAACCATGTGTCACAATATCCTCCGTCTTACTTTGCCGACCTGTACCGGGACAACTCTCTCGAGGGTGCCCATGTTATCATGTTAGGAGGCGGAAACACCGAAGCTGCTAAGCAGGCATTGCAGTCTTGGCCAGGTCACTTGCAAGTAGGCGGTGGTATCAATGACAAGAATGCAAAGGAGTGGATAGATGCCGGAGCTTCCAAG gtcatcatcacatcatACCTCTTCCCAGAGGGACGTTTCAGTCAGTCAAGGCTGGACGAAGTGTTAAACGCCCTAGGCGGCGACAAGGACAAACTGGTCATTGATTTAAGCTGTCGCCGTCGCGGCGTTGACTCATGGTTTGTCGCTATGGACAAATGGCAAACGATTACCGATATGGAAGTCAATCAAG ATTCCATCAAAGCCTTGGAGCCGTATTGCTCCGAGTTTCTCATTCACGCCGCAGATAACGAGGGCCTGCAGAAGGGCATAGACGGCAAATTGGTGGAGCGATTGGCAGAGTGGTGCTCTATCCCTGTCACGTatgctggaggaggaaggaatctggaagacttggagctTGTGAAGAGGCTCAGCGACGGCAGAGTAGATTTGACGATTGGGAGTGCGTTGGATTGTTTTGGAGGAAATGGGGTCAAGCTTGCAGAATGTGTTGCATGGAATCGGGAACAGGACCAAGGTAAATAG
- a CDS encoding thiamine biosynthetic bifunctional enzyme (similar to Neosartorya fischeri NRRL 181 XP_001260398.1), with the protein MAVDYSVYLVTDSTPAILGDKDLISVVESALRGGTTLVQYRDKTSTNEVVLATAKKLHHLTKSFGVPLLINDRVDIAVQIGCEGVHIGQDDMEFEKARNLLGPDKIIGVTASSKEEALKASAAGANYLGLGTVFSTATKKDTKSIIGPSGVSEILSALHQAGHSIPTVCIGGINASNTTDVLAQSASSHKSLDGVAVVSAIIAADDPAAVSRDLLGKVIRAKIPDVVGTVGRKTPLSHNMTNLVVQNFAANVALCVGASPIMSNYAEEAADLAKLGGALVLNMGTVTPEGLKNYVQALKAYNDANRPVVLDPVGAGATSVRRQAVKTLLTSGKFTIIKGNQSEIQTVHGATVTQRGVDSSSSLTIPQRAQLVRSLARQRQCVVLLTGATDLISDGRRTIRIDNGHEYLGMITGTGCTLGTTVSAMAAAYEEDYLLAAVAGTVMFGVAAEKAARREDVRGPGSFVPAFLDELFGIKRATGDGDSTWLELARVAAVDVVDE; encoded by the exons ATGGCAGTAGATTACTCAGTCTACCTAGTCACGGACTCGACGCCCGCCATCCTCGGAGACAAAGACCTCATCTCCGTCGTCGAGTCCGCCCTCCGCGGCGGCACAACCCTCGTGCAGTACCGCGACaaaaccagcaccaacgaAGTCGTCctcgccacagccaagaaactACACCATCTCACAAAGAGCTTTGGCGTCCCTCTCCTAATCAATGATAGAGTGGACATTGCCGTTCAAATCGGCTGCGAGGGCGTGCACATCGGCCAAGATGACATGG AATTCGAAAAGGCAAGGAACCTCCTCGGTCCAGACAAAATCATCGGCGTGACAGCCAgctccaaagaagaagccctcAAGGCAAGTGCCGCAGGCGCAAATTATCTCGGCCTCGGCACCGTCTTCTCAACAGCTAC TAAAAAGGACACGAAATCCATCATCGGGCCCTCTGGCGTCTCTGAGATCCTCTCCGCCCTCCACCAAGCAGGCCACTCCATCCCCACAGTCTGCATAGGCGGCATCAACGCCTCCAACACGACTGACGTGCTCGCCCAGTCGGCCTCGTCGCACAAGTCCCTCGATGGCGTGGCCGTCGTGAGTGCTATCATTGCGGCGGACGATCCTGCTGCCGTGTCGAGAGATTTGCTGGGCAAGGTGATCAGGGCGAAGATTCCGGATGTTGTTGGCACGGTGGGCAGGAAGACGCCCTTGTCGCATAACATGACGAATTTG GTTGTGCAAAATTTTGCGGCGAATGTAGCTCTCTGCGTGGGCGCCAGCcccatcatgtccaactATGCTGAAGAAGCGGCCGACTTGGCTAAACTGGGTGGTGCGCTCGTTCTAAACATGGGGACAGTAACTCCCGAAGGGTTAAAGAACTACGTCCAAGCTCTGAAAGCATACAACGATGCGAATAGACCCGTTGTCCTCGATCCAGTTGG TGCTGGAGCAACATCTGTCCGCCGACAAGCCGTCAAAACACTCCTCACATCCGGCAAATTCACCATCATAAAAGGCAACCAATCCGAGATCCAGACCGTCCACGGCGCAACCGTAACCCAACGCGGCGTCGactcctcatcctcactcACAATCCCCCAGCGCGCACAACTCGTCCGCTCGCTAGCCCGTCAACGACAATGCGTAGTCTTGCTCACCGGCGCCACGGACCTCATCAGCGATGGCAGACGCACCATCCGTATCGACAACGGCCACGAGTATCTCGGCATGATTACCGGCACGGGGTGTACGCTTGGTACGACGGTGAGCGCAATGGCAGCGGCGTATGAGGAGGATTAtctgctggcggcggtggcggGGACGGTTATGTTTGGTGTGGCGGCGGAGAAGGCTGCTCGGAGGGAGGACGTCAGGGGGCCGGGATCGTTTGTGCCTGCGTTTTTGGATGAGT